A window of Macrococcus sp. 19Msa1099 genomic DNA:
TCACGACCTGCGCGTAGTGCATAATCTTCTTTAACTTCCTGTCCGATACTTGGCATTGTCATCAGCAAGATTTCAGCAGTCGTACCACTGTGAAGCGTCTCACCTTTTTGGTTTAATGCATCTTTTTCCTGCTGCTTAAAAATACCGATATGATCCTGCACGAACCTCGGCTGCTCAAGTTTCGGTAATGGTTCAGCTGCACTAACCGGAAGTGCTGTAAGAAAGATTATAAGACTCGCGAAAAATATCGTGAATCTCTTCATTACTCAGAATCCTTATCAGAATTAAAATCTACATTTGGTGCATCTTTTGCAGCACTATCAGCTTTAAAGAACTCTTTCTTTTCAAATCCAAATAATCCGGCAACGACACTACCTGGGAAACGTTTAACGACTTTGTTATATTCCGTAACAATATCATTATAGTCATTACGTGCTACTGCGATACGATTTTCTGTACCTGCAAGTTCATCACGAAGCCCTGTGAACTGTGTATCTGCTTTAAGTTCTGGATAGTTCTCCTGAATTGCGATTAGTCGACTTAAAGCTGAGCTTACTTGTGCGTTCGCTTCTGCTTTTTCTTCCATTGTATTTGCACCTGCTAATTTCGCACGTGCATCAGAGACATCTTTGAATACTTTTTCCTCATGTTTTGCGTAACCTTTAACTGTTTCAACTAAATTAGGAATTAAATCAAGACGACGTTGTAACTGCGTATCAATCTTCGCTTGAGATTTTTCAACTTCTGTATCTAAATCAACAAGTTTATTATAGGGACCGATCAACATACTACCGATTACTAATAATAATACGATGAGACCGATCACCGGTACTAATAACTTTTTCATTGCATTTCTCCTTTACCTTAAATTACTTAATTTTACCCTAAATACATGGACTGTAAACATAGTCAGTGTATTAGTGAATAATCATAAAGTATTTCTTTTTGCCACGTCTAATAATCGTAAACTCACCCTCAATCTTGTCAGTCGCTACGATTTCATACGCAACATCCTGAACCTTCTCTCCGTTAATCGATATCGCACCGTTTGTAATATCTTCTCTTGCCTGACGTTTACTTGGAGAGATGCCCGCTTCTATTAATAATTCAACGAGATTTGTTGTTGTAACTTTTGCCTGTGGCACATCTTTAAAGCTTGTGCGTAACTGATCCGCTGTTAAAGCCTTTAAATCCCCTTTGAATAAAGCGTTTGTAATATTAACTGCTTCTTCTAATGCAGATTCATCATGGACATATTTCGTTACCTCTTCGGCTAATCGTTTTTGTGCAAGACGCAAGTGCGGTTCGTTTTCAACGGATGCTTCTAAAGCATCTATCTCTTCTTTACTTAAGAAGGTAAAGTATTTTAAAAACTTGATAACATCGCTATCTGGTGTATTGATCCAGAACTGGTAGAACTCATAAGGTGTCGTCTTCGTGCGATCTAACCAAATGGCCCCTCCTTCCGATTTACCAAACTTCTTGCCGTCAGATTTTACAACTAAAGGAACTGTCATACCATAAGCTTCAACTTCGCCATACATACGTCGCATGAGTTCCATCCCACTTGTGATATTACCCCACTGGTCACTGCCACCGATCTGGAGCTTAACGTTCAATGTTTTATTTAAATGTCCAAAGTCAATGGCCTGCAGAATTGTATAAGTAAACTCTGTGAAAGAAATCCCTGTTTCAAGACGAGATGCGATACTGTCTTTATTTAATAAATAGTTTACACCGACATGCTTTCCGTAATCTCTTAAGAACGTCAACAGATCAATTTCACCAAGCCAGTCTTTATTGTCTACACGAATTGCACCATTTTCAGTACCGAAATCAAATAACTGCTCCATCTGTTTGCTGATACCGTCGACATTATGCTGAACTTGCGCTAATGTCTGCAGTGTACGCTCATCTGTTCTCCCAGATGGATCGCCAATCATTCCTGTAGCGCCCCCAATGAGAACGACAGGGCGATGTCCATGTGCCTGGAATCGTTTTAAAGTCATGAAAGGAAGGAGATGGCCGATATGCAGGCTATCTGCAGTCGGGTCCGTTCCACAGTATACGCTTACCGATTCCTTATTCAGCAAAGCTTCCATTTCTTCAGGATTCGTCTCCTGATAGATTAAACCTCTCCATCTTAAATCTTCTAATAATGCACTTGTCATATTAATTTCCTCCTCTTAATTAAAATAAAAAAGCCCCCCTACAAATGTAAGGGTGCTTGAATGCACGGTACCACCAAACTTATGATTACTCATCACTTTATTAATGAAAACGCTCATTATGACGTAGACTCCACATATCAGGTGTATTCATCAAAGAACATGCTTAGTTTTCACCACCCACTAAGTCTCTAAATTCAAGTTCAATCATTACTTGTCCCGAAAAGTCTTTATATTTAGTTTCAAATCAATTATGATACTAGTGTATAAAATTGGATGAGTGAAGTCAAGAACCTGAAATTATGATATACTAAAAAAATATTCAGGAGGAAAAAATATGGCAAACAAAACTTCATACAAAGATAAATTTAAGCGTCAGCTTATAGGCTATAAGGAAGGATTCAAAAACATTAAATTTACCCCCTACGTTATCTTTAATGGCCTTTATGAAACTGTTTCAAAAACACTGCTCTTTCTAATCACAGCAGGCATTTTATTCGCTACGCTCATGCTTGGGATCGGTAGCGGCTATTTCCTGGCACTAGTAAAAGATGAGCCGGTAAAGTCTAACAGTGAACTGAAGAAATCACTTTATGAGATGACACAAAGTACAACTGTATATTTCGGTTCGGGAGAATCACTTGGTAATTTAAACGCTGATACACAGCGACAAGTTATTAAGCTTAAAGATATGAGCCCTCATGTGAAAGATGCATTGATCGCTACTGAAGATGAAAGTTTCTATCGCCATAGAGGTATCGTACCGAAAGCTTTTATACGAGCAACTGCTCAAGAATTTCTTAACACTGGCGCGACGAGTGGCGGCAGTACTTTAACACAGCAGCTTATCAAGAATCAGCTGTTAACAAATGAAACTTCCTTCCAAAGAAAAGCCAAAGAAATGATGCTTTCTTTTAAAGTAGAAAAAGCACTGACGAAAGATGAAATTATTGAAGCTTATTTAAATGTCGTCAGTTTTGGTCGCAACACGAATGGTCAGAACATCGCTGGAATCGAAGCGGCTGCTCAAGGGATTTTCGGTGTTAAAGCAAACGAGCTTAACATCGCTCAAGCTGCATATATCGCAGGCCTTCCACAAAATCCTTATACATATACACCCTTTTTGCAGGACGGTTCAGTCAAGTCTAAAGATGATCTTGCATATGGGCTGACAAGACAGCAATATGTTCTGTCACGTATGTATCAGGAAAATAAGATCAGTAAAACAGAATATGATAAAGCAAAATCATTTAACATCGTTAAGTCATTTACGAAAGATGTAGAGACGCCAAACGAAAAATATCCTTTCCTGACCCAAGAAGTTGAAGATGAAGCTATAGATATTCTGAAATACCACTTTGCTTCAAAGGATAATGTTTCAAAGACAGAACTTGATGAAACACCCGTTCTTCAAGAAAAGTATAAGGGTATCGCAGAACGTGCTGTACGTAACGATGGGTATATCGTAGAAACTACAATTAATAAACCCATTTTCGATGCAATGAATGCAGTTAAAGATAATCCTAACTATTATTCTTATGACCGACAAGTAGAGGCAGGCGGAAAAACAAAGACATTGAGCCAAGAAGTCGGTGTCCTTTTAAAAGAAAATAAGACAGGTAAAATTATCGCGTTTATTGGTGGCCGAGATCACGATAAGTCACAAAATAACCACGCAATGAAAACGAAACGTTCTCCAGGATCTACAATCAAACCATTATTAACCTATGCTCCTGCAATGGAGTATGGCATTACGGCGCCAGAGACGATGCTGCTCGATAAAAAGTTTAATTACAATGGTTATGAACCAGAAAACTATGCTCGTATGGAATACGGGAATGTGACAACACGTTATGCGTTAGAGAATTCTTTAAACTTAAGTACTTTAAGACTATATTCTAGTATTCAGGATAAGAAGCCATGGGAATTATTAAACAAGATGGACTTTAATATTCCAGGATCTGAACAGGAAAACTTATCATTAGCACTCGGTGCGACAGATATCACGCTTAAAAATAATGTGGATGGTTTCTCGACTTTAGCCAATGGAGGAAACTATCAAGAAAGCTATATGATCGAACGTATTAAAGCTAAAGATGGCAAAGTCATCTATCAGCATGAAGCAAAACCAGAGCGTATTTATAGTGCATCTACCGCTTATATGACGACTGATATGTTACGTGGCGTACTCGATACTGGTAGTGCTTATTCATTGAAAGGTACCTTCCTATATAATCAGGACTGGGCCGGCAAGACAGGTACGACTCAAGATGCAAAAGACAGTCTGTTTGTTGCTTATAACCCTAAAGTAACAATGGGTATCTGGATGGGCTATGATGTTCCAACTACATTTGATGAAGAAAATCATTACCAGCTCAAGTTATGGCGTGATATCGCCAATCAGATTTCATCAATCGATCAATCCCAGATGGGTGTCGGTGAACGATTTAACCAGCCAAAGAGCGTAACAAAACAAAGCATCTGTCAATTTACGAATAGCACATCCGGCTGTGTATCTGGTGAATCTACAAAAGAAAGTCTCGTATCTGACAAAACTGATTTAACTCAGAAAACACTAGATACTCCTGATGTATTGAATAGACTTGGTATTAAGCTAGACCCTGCAACAAAAAGTAAGATCTTTACGAAATCGAAACAAAATACGCAAAAGAAAAAGAGAAACTAAAAAAGAACCGGTCGGTATAGAAACGTATTGCTTTCTATACTGATCGGTTCTTCTTATTATTTATCATCACTTGAGTAATATTCTATTAGAATAAACCTACTGCATTACCCTCTTTATCTACATCCATACGCAGTGCTGCCGGTTCTTTTGGAAGACCAGGCATGGTCATAATGTCCCCTGTTAATGCAACGATGAATCCTGCACCTGTCTTAGGAATTAATTCACGGATTGTAATTTCAAATCCAGATGGACGACCTAGTTTCTTAGGATCATCAGAGAATGAGTATTGCGTCTTCGCCATACATACTGGATATTCATTCCAGCCATTGTCAGCGATTGTTTTTAATTGTTTCTTCGCTTTATCAGTGAATACTACATCATCTGCACCGTAGATCTTTTGAACGATTGTACGGATTTTCTCTTCAACTGGTAACGATAGGTCATATAATGGTTTAAAGTTTTGTGGTTGTTCCAGCACTTCTAATACTAAGTTCGCCAAATCTTTACCACCTTCACCACCATGTTCCCATACTTCAGTTAATGCTAATTTCACACCATGTTCTTTTGCCCAGTTAATAACAAATTCACGTTCAGCATCTGTATCCGTAACGAAATTATTTAAAGCGATAACTGGTTCAACACCAAATTGATTTAAGTTTTCGATATGTTTCTCTAGGTTCTGAATACCGGATTTTAATGCTTCTACATTTTCAGCTCCAAGCTCATTCTTTGCAACTTCACCATGCATCTTAAGCGCACGGATAGTAGCAACTACAACGATTGCATCTGGTTGTATACCTGCTTTACGCGCTTTAATATCCATGAACTTCTCAGCACCTAAATCTGAACCAAATCCTGATTCAGTAACAACGATATCTGCTAATTTACGTGCAGTCTTCGTTGCGATGATTGAGTTACATCCGTGAGCAATATTAGCGAACGGTCCACCGTGAATAAGCGCAGGTGTACCTTCGATTGTTTGTACTAAGTTTGGTTTTAATGCATCTTTAAGGATTAATGCTAAGGCACCTTCTACTCCTAATTCTTTAACAGTAACTGGTTTGCGGTCATAAGTATAACCGATTGTCATTTTTCCTAGGTTTTCTTTTAGATCTTCAATATTGTTTGAAAGACAGAATACAGCCATGATTTCACTTGCTACCGTGATATCGAAACCATCTTCACGGGGTACTCCTTTGAAAGGACCACCAAGACCAACAACCACTTGACGTAATGCACGGTCATTCATATCGATGACACGCTTCCACTCAACGCGACGTGGATCAATATTTAATCTATTCCCTTGATAAATATGATTATCGATAAATGCTGCTAATGCATTATTTGCTGTTGTGATGGCGTGTAAATCTCCATTGAAGTGCAGATTAATTTCTTCCATCGGTAAGACTTGTGCACGACCCCCACCAGTCGCTCCACCTTTCATACCAAATACCGGACCTAAACTCGGCTCACGCAAAGCTACCATAACGTTCTTACCTAACGCTTTAAATGCATCTGAAATACCTACAGTGACTGTTGATTTACCTTCACCAGCCGGTGTTGGACTCATCGCAGTCACAAGTACTACTTTACCTTGCTTATCTGTAGTCACTTTAGAAGTGTCAATCTTTGCTTTATAATGCCCGTATTGCTCAACCGCATCATCAGGAATACCTGCAGCTTCAGCGATTTCAGCAATCGGTTTAATCGTTGCCTGATTAGCAATTTCTAAATCTGATAAATATTTCGTCATTTTAACATTCTCCTAATCATTTAAAGTGTCTTTACATCCTAATAATAAGATAACGCTTTCACATTGTCGAATGTTTTCTATTATTAATTCTTAAAATTATAATAAAATACCGCACGCGTTCTGTGTCTGTGTTACCACACTAAAAAAGGTCAGAACATCATCGTTCTGACCTTCAAATATTAATCTTCCATCGTACTTAAATCACCCGTCGGCAAATCTAGTTCCCATGCCTTAAGTACACGTCTCATAATCTTACCTGAACGTGTCTTCGGCAGCTTATCTTTAAACTCGATTTCTCTAGGTGCGGCATGTGCTGCAAGTCCTTCTTTTACAAACACGCGAATTTCTTCTTTCAGTTCATCTGTTGCTTCATACCCTTCACGAAGTGCAATAAATGCCTTAATGATTTCTCCGCGAACCGGATCCGGCTTTCCGATAACACCCGCCTCTTGTACCGCTGGATGTTCTACAAGCTTAGATTCTACTTCAAATGGGCCTACACGTTCTCCCGCCGTCATAATAACATCATCTACACGTCCCTGGAACCAGAAGTAGCCATCTTCATCCATATATGCAGAATCACCTGAAATATACCAGTCTCCTGGTAAGAAATATGATTTATACTTCGCTTCATTATTCCAAATTTCTTTCATCATCGATGGCCATCCTGATTTCATCGCTAAGTTTCCCATACGGTTTGGCGGAAGCTCGTTTCCTTCATTATCAACGATTGCTGCAATAACGCCAGGTAATGGTTTACCCATCGAACCAGATTTAATATCCATCGCAGGATAGTTCACAATCATATGACCTCCTGTTTCTGTCATCCACCACGTATCATGAATACGCAGTTTAAATACATTGTGCCCCCATTTAATTACTTCAGGATTCAAAGGTTCACCGACAGACAGTATATGACGTAAGCTCGAAAGGTCAAATTTGTTAATCACTTCATCCCCTGCACCCATTAACATACGGAATGCTGTCGGTGCAGAATACCACACTGTCACTTTAAATTGCTGTATCGTCTTATACCATCCTTCTGGAGAGAACCTTCCACCTGCGATTACATTTGTCACACCGTTCAACCATGGTGCAAATATACCGTAGCTCGTCCCTGTAACCCATCCTGGATCTGCTGTACACCAGTAGATGTCATCTTCTTTTAAGTCTAATACGTAGTATCCAGAAATATAGTGCTGGATCATTGCATTCTGTACATGAAGCACTCCTTTTGGCTGTCCAGTTGAACCAGAAGTATAATGAAGAATTAAACCATCATCCAGTGTCAGCCATTCAATTTCAAATTCATCTGAT
This region includes:
- a CDS encoding transglycosylase domain-containing protein, whose amino-acid sequence is MANKTSYKDKFKRQLIGYKEGFKNIKFTPYVIFNGLYETVSKTLLFLITAGILFATLMLGIGSGYFLALVKDEPVKSNSELKKSLYEMTQSTTVYFGSGESLGNLNADTQRQVIKLKDMSPHVKDALIATEDESFYRHRGIVPKAFIRATAQEFLNTGATSGGSTLTQQLIKNQLLTNETSFQRKAKEMMLSFKVEKALTKDEIIEAYLNVVSFGRNTNGQNIAGIEAAAQGIFGVKANELNIAQAAYIAGLPQNPYTYTPFLQDGSVKSKDDLAYGLTRQQYVLSRMYQENKISKTEYDKAKSFNIVKSFTKDVETPNEKYPFLTQEVEDEAIDILKYHFASKDNVSKTELDETPVLQEKYKGIAERAVRNDGYIVETTINKPIFDAMNAVKDNPNYYSYDRQVEAGGKTKTLSQEVGVLLKENKTGKIIAFIGGRDHDKSQNNHAMKTKRSPGSTIKPLLTYAPAMEYGITAPETMLLDKKFNYNGYEPENYARMEYGNVTTRYALENSLNLSTLRLYSSIQDKKPWELLNKMDFNIPGSEQENLSLALGATDITLKNNVDGFSTLANGGNYQESYMIERIKAKDGKVIYQHEAKPERIYSASTAYMTTDMLRGVLDTGSAYSLKGTFLYNQDWAGKTGTTQDAKDSLFVAYNPKVTMGIWMGYDVPTTFDEENHYQLKLWRDIANQISSIDQSQMGVGERFNQPKSVTKQSICQFTNSTSGCVSGESTKESLVSDKTDLTQKTLDTPDVLNRLGIKLDPATKSKIFTKSKQNTQKKKRN
- the tyrS gene encoding tyrosine--tRNA ligase, whose protein sequence is MTSALLEDLRWRGLIYQETNPEEMEALLNKESVSVYCGTDPTADSLHIGHLLPFMTLKRFQAHGHRPVVLIGGATGMIGDPSGRTDERTLQTLAQVQHNVDGISKQMEQLFDFGTENGAIRVDNKDWLGEIDLLTFLRDYGKHVGVNYLLNKDSIASRLETGISFTEFTYTILQAIDFGHLNKTLNVKLQIGGSDQWGNITSGMELMRRMYGEVEAYGMTVPLVVKSDGKKFGKSEGGAIWLDRTKTTPYEFYQFWINTPDSDVIKFLKYFTFLSKEEIDALEASVENEPHLRLAQKRLAEEVTKYVHDESALEEAVNITNALFKGDLKALTADQLRTSFKDVPQAKVTTTNLVELLIEAGISPSKRQAREDITNGAISINGEKVQDVAYEIVATDKIEGEFTIIRRGKKKYFMIIH
- a CDS encoding formate--tetrahydrofolate ligase, producing MTKYLSDLEIANQATIKPIAEIAEAAGIPDDAVEQYGHYKAKIDTSKVTTDKQGKVVLVTAMSPTPAGEGKSTVTVGISDAFKALGKNVMVALREPSLGPVFGMKGGATGGGRAQVLPMEEINLHFNGDLHAITTANNALAAFIDNHIYQGNRLNIDPRRVEWKRVIDMNDRALRQVVVGLGGPFKGVPREDGFDITVASEIMAVFCLSNNIEDLKENLGKMTIGYTYDRKPVTVKELGVEGALALILKDALKPNLVQTIEGTPALIHGGPFANIAHGCNSIIATKTARKLADIVVTESGFGSDLGAEKFMDIKARKAGIQPDAIVVVATIRALKMHGEVAKNELGAENVEALKSGIQNLEKHIENLNQFGVEPVIALNNFVTDTDAEREFVINWAKEHGVKLALTEVWEHGGEGGKDLANLVLEVLEQPQNFKPLYDLSLPVEEKIRTIVQKIYGADDVVFTDKAKKQLKTIADNGWNEYPVCMAKTQYSFSDDPKKLGRPSGFEITIRELIPKTGAGFIVALTGDIMTMPGLPKEPAALRMDVDKEGNAVGLF
- the acsA gene encoding acetate--CoA ligase, with the translated sequence MKTEIFEAVQGDHNLSNYEEVYNNFDWKEVEKNFSWHNTGKVNMAYECIDKHVDNGKGDKVALHYKDANREESYTFEEMQRNSNKAANVLVQEAGVKKGDRVFIFMPRSPELYFAFLGVLKIGAIVGPLFEAFMEKAVRDRLENSEASVIITTKSLLGRIPKDELPHLKHIVVVDKDVEEGYIDFNAKFESASDEFEIEWLTLDDGLILHYTSGSTGQPKGVLHVQNAMIQHYISGYYVLDLKEDDIYWCTADPGWVTGTSYGIFAPWLNGVTNVIAGGRFSPEGWYKTIQQFKVTVWYSAPTAFRMLMGAGDEVINKFDLSSLRHILSVGEPLNPEVIKWGHNVFKLRIHDTWWMTETGGHMIVNYPAMDIKSGSMGKPLPGVIAAIVDNEGNELPPNRMGNLAMKSGWPSMMKEIWNNEAKYKSYFLPGDWYISGDSAYMDEDGYFWFQGRVDDVIMTAGERVGPFEVESKLVEHPAVQEAGVIGKPDPVRGEIIKAFIALREGYEATDELKEEIRVFVKEGLAAHAAPREIEFKDKLPKTRSGKIMRRVLKAWELDLPTGDLSTMED
- a CDS encoding LemA family protein, whose product is MKKLLVPVIGLIVLLLVIGSMLIGPYNKLVDLDTEVEKSQAKIDTQLQRRLDLIPNLVETVKGYAKHEEKVFKDVSDARAKLAGANTMEEKAEANAQVSSALSRLIAIQENYPELKADTQFTGLRDELAGTENRIAVARNDYNDIVTEYNKVVKRFPGSVVAGLFGFEKKEFFKADSAAKDAPNVDFNSDKDSE